The Deinococcus wulumuqiensis R12 genome has a window encoding:
- a CDS encoding ABC transporter permease subunit, whose amino-acid sequence MSGPSPIRLEHVAVQLGGVTVLSDVSLEVQRGEFLAIIGSSGGGKSTLLRVIAGLQSPHAGRVEVVSAPALVFQDYRLLPWRTALRNVQLPADLRTGKGGGGGGLPAAEALELVGMSAYAGYFPAQLSGGMRARVALARALAQSGDILLLDEPFAALDALVRERFNEELRRLHEKTGRTTVLVTHSIREAALLADRVAVLRGGQLVEVLDTRGAGRVSAYTDGVEARLRELLGTGDSTRLQVLPRPTFRAVALLPLLALGLAGALWQLAAVRLNQPFLLPTPGAVWAKLLGNAPALLEALWTTARTALLGTLLGGLAGVMLGYPIAKSRALERFLSPFIVASQSTPIVVLAPLLVSWLGFGGQPAVLVSALSALYPVLVSTLIGVREVDRAYHELFHSLRATPWQRLTRLELPGALPVMLGGLRLAASLALIGAVVWEFTDPNHKGLGFRVQEAGIYQDKAGQFAAIALLVLFGVLLYGTVTVLERWAARRRGQ is encoded by the coding sequence GTGAGCGGCCCTTCTCCCATCCGGCTGGAACATGTCGCGGTGCAACTCGGCGGCGTCACAGTGCTCAGCGACGTGTCGCTGGAAGTGCAGCGCGGTGAATTTCTGGCGATTATAGGTTCCAGCGGCGGCGGCAAAAGCACATTGCTGCGGGTCATCGCCGGGTTGCAGTCCCCGCACGCCGGGCGGGTGGAAGTGGTCTCGGCCCCGGCGCTGGTGTTTCAGGATTACCGGCTGCTGCCCTGGCGCACTGCCCTGCGCAACGTGCAACTCCCCGCCGACCTCAGGACCGGCAAGGGGGGCGGTGGGGGAGGGCTGCCCGCTGCCGAGGCGCTCGAACTGGTCGGCATGTCGGCCTACGCCGGGTACTTCCCCGCGCAGCTTTCGGGCGGCATGCGGGCGCGGGTGGCCCTGGCCAGGGCGCTGGCGCAGAGCGGCGACATCCTGCTGCTCGACGAACCGTTCGCGGCGCTCGACGCCCTGGTGCGTGAACGGTTCAACGAGGAACTGCGCCGCCTGCACGAAAAGACGGGCCGGACCACCGTGCTTGTCACCCACTCCATTCGCGAGGCCGCGCTGCTCGCCGACCGGGTGGCGGTGCTGCGTGGCGGCCAGCTGGTGGAGGTGCTCGACACCCGGGGCGCGGGCCGGGTCAGTGCCTACACCGACGGCGTGGAGGCCCGGCTGCGCGAGCTGCTCGGCACCGGGGACTCCACCCGCTTGCAGGTCTTGCCGCGCCCGACCTTCCGCGCTGTGGCCCTGCTCCCGCTGCTGGCGCTGGGGCTGGCGGGCGCCCTGTGGCAGTTGGCCGCCGTGCGGCTGAACCAGCCTTTTTTGCTGCCTACCCCCGGCGCTGTCTGGGCCAAGCTGCTCGGCAACGCGCCCGCGCTGCTGGAAGCCCTCTGGACCACCGCCCGCACCGCGCTGCTCGGCACGCTGCTGGGGGGGCTGGCGGGGGTCATGCTGGGCTACCCCATCGCCAAGTCCCGCGCCCTGGAACGGTTTCTCAGTCCTTTTATCGTCGCGTCGCAAAGCACGCCCATCGTGGTGCTCGCGCCGCTGCTGGTGTCGTGGCTGGGGTTCGGGGGGCAGCCCGCCGTGCTGGTGTCGGCGCTCTCGGCGCTCTACCCGGTGCTGGTGTCCACCCTGATCGGGGTGCGTGAGGTGGACCGCGCCTACCACGAACTGTTTCACTCCCTGCGGGCGACCCCCTGGCAGCGGCTGACCCGGCTGGAGTTGCCCGGCGCCCTGCCGGTGATGCTCGGCGGGCTGCGGCTGGCGGCGAGCCTGGCCCTGATCGGTGCGGTGGTGTGGGAATTCACCGACCCCAACCACAAGGGGCTGGGCTTCCGGGTGCAGGAGGCGGGCATCTACCAGGACAAGGCCGGGCAGTTCGCGGCCATCGCCCTGCTGGTGCTCTTCGGGGTGCTGCTCTACGGCACGGTCACGGTCCTCGAACGCTGGGCGGCGCGGCGGCGCGGGCAGTAA
- a CDS encoding transposase produces the protein MNILPVLLSLAAVPAHQYNFLNLLLPLWLAIPGRINARSFSRYSGWNERTLRRYFQAALPWHALHLTLVKLLVRCKAIVPRFILVMDASFIPKSGTKTSGLGAFWNSCAGRSETGLELSCIALMTWFGHHCFPISIRQTRPKKEKADRLTQYLDQLRALFRPHRAWLKEFAPILVADGQYAKKPFFDLCRAEGIAFVTKLAVNANVLMPFTGEHPKKRGRKQKWEKKVDFVDFAGWISVPGAAKEQVWTHVVWAPHFQCFFRVVVIQNLDKAGKVLGRVVLASTDTSMPAEQIRALYSARFQLEFVFRDAKQHAALTTCQLRSKKGLQNHWNAAFLSVSLARAEQLLRFTAWTGRPAKEITFSMEDAKRRAFNLLFARRILANLGLEQRFDELQNHPSRPLDLGVKAA, from the coding sequence ATGAATATCCTACCTGTCCTGCTGAGCCTTGCTGCTGTACCCGCCCATCAGTACAACTTTCTGAATCTCCTCCTCCCGCTCTGGCTCGCCATTCCCGGGCGGATCAATGCCAGAAGTTTCAGCCGCTACAGCGGCTGGAACGAGCGCACCTTGCGCCGATACTTTCAAGCGGCCTTGCCCTGGCATGCATTGCACTTGACACTGGTCAAACTGCTGGTGCGCTGTAAAGCCATTGTTCCACGCTTCATTCTCGTGATGGACGCCAGTTTCATCCCCAAATCAGGCACCAAGACCTCGGGTCTTGGTGCCTTTTGGAATAGTTGTGCTGGACGTTCAGAAACCGGGCTGGAACTCTCCTGCATTGCCTTGATGACGTGGTTCGGTCATCACTGTTTTCCGATCAGCATTCGTCAAACGCGTCCCAAAAAGGAAAAAGCTGACCGTCTGACACAGTACCTTGATCAACTTCGGGCGCTGTTCAGACCCCACCGGGCTTGGCTCAAGGAATTTGCACCCATCCTGGTGGCCGATGGTCAGTATGCCAAGAAGCCGTTCTTTGACCTGTGTCGAGCCGAAGGGATCGCCTTCGTCACCAAACTTGCCGTGAATGCCAATGTGTTGATGCCCTTCACGGGAGAACACCCAAAGAAGCGTGGAAGAAAACAAAAGTGGGAGAAAAAAGTGGACTTTGTGGATTTCGCCGGTTGGATCAGCGTTCCAGGTGCGGCAAAGGAGCAGGTTTGGACTCATGTGGTGTGGGCACCCCATTTTCAATGCTTTTTTCGGGTCGTGGTCATCCAAAACCTCGATAAGGCTGGCAAAGTTCTGGGGCGCGTCGTCCTGGCAAGCACCGATACCAGCATGCCAGCCGAGCAAATCCGGGCGCTCTACAGCGCCCGGTTCCAACTTGAGTTCGTCTTTCGTGATGCCAAACAGCACGCCGCGCTGACCACCTGCCAACTGCGCTCCAAAAAAGGCTTGCAAAATCACTGGAATGCCGCCTTTCTGAGCGTGAGTTTGGCAAGGGCGGAGCAACTGCTCCGCTTCACGGCTTGGACGGGGCGGCCTGCGAAGGAGATCACCTTCTCAATGGAGGATGCCAAACGCCGGGCGTTTAA